The DNA sequence TTCGATCAGGTGATGGAAGATGTCTTCCAGCACTGCCGCCCCGGTCAGTTATTGATCATTCGCAGTACGGTCTTCCCCGGAGTCACCCAGCGTCTGGGGCGACTCGTCGCCGAACGTGACCTGCAGATCGAGGTCTCTTATTGCCCCGAACGGATTGCCCAGGGCCGGGCACTGCTGGAACTGACACAACTCCCCCAGTTAGTCAGCGGCTGTTCCCCACAGGCAGCACAGCGGGCGGCCCGCTTCTTCTCCGATTTCGGTCAGGAAGTGATCGAGCTTTCCCCCGTCGAAGCCGAACTGGGTAAGCTGTTTACCAATTCCTATCGCTACATTAACTTCGCGATCTCGAATCAGTTCTACATGCTGGCCCAGCGTTACGAGGCCGACTTCGACCTCATCTATCATGCGATCACCTACAAATACCCCCGCATGAACGGCTTTGCCCGCGCCGGATTTGCCGGCGGCCCCTGTCTGCTCAAGGACACCATGCAGCTGGCTTCCTTCAATCACAACCTGCTCACCCTCGGTCAGACCGCGATGGCGGTCAACGAGGGACTCCCCGGCTTCATTGTGGAACGACTCAAGAAAAATCACGACCTGACCGGCTTGACGGTCGGGATTCTGGGAATGGGCTTCAAGGGGAATTGCGATGACCCGCGGAGTTCTTTATCTTACAAACTCAGAAAAGTGCTGACGCTGGAATGCCGGCGGGTGCTTTGTACCGATCCCTTCATCGACAGTTCCGATTTTGTTTCGCTCGAAACCATTCAGCAGGAGTCAGACATTCTGATCCTCGGGGCCTGTCACGACGAGTATCGCAGTTTACAGACCACCAAACCCCTGATTGACGTATTTGGATTTACAACAAGGCAGGAGCCATGAAAGTTCTGATTACCGGCGCCGCCGGGTTTATAGGCAGCTATGTCGTCGGAGAACTGCTGGAGGCCGGCTACGATGTCGTCGGGCTGGACAATTTCTCCAAGTACGGCGAATTGAGTCCCGCTCACCAGGGACATCCCCGCTACGAATTCCTGCAGGC is a window from the Gimesia benthica genome containing:
- a CDS encoding nucleotide sugar dehydrogenase translates to MNAHEGQTETTQVQHPLRVAIIGGGGHVGLPFGLALCDCGHTVTLVDLNEAQLDTIRSGQMPFQEINADQLLPRVLESGRLHCSTSFTALSEQDVIIVTIGTPVDEYLDPSLRAFDQVMEDVFQHCRPGQLLIIRSTVFPGVTQRLGRLVAERDLQIEVSYCPERIAQGRALLELTQLPQLVSGCSPQAAQRAARFFSDFGQEVIELSPVEAELGKLFTNSYRYINFAISNQFYMLAQRYEADFDLIYHAITYKYPRMNGFARAGFAGGPCLLKDTMQLASFNHNLLTLGQTAMAVNEGLPGFIVERLKKNHDLTGLTVGILGMGFKGNCDDPRSSLSYKLRKVLTLECRRVLCTDPFIDSSDFVSLETIQQESDILILGACHDEYRSLQTTKPLIDVFGFTTRQEP